The nucleotide sequence TCACTACGATTGGTCACTTGTAACCGAATTGCCCCAGCGTTTCGAAAATTTAATGGCGCATCATTTATTGAAATGGGTCCATTTTGAAGAAGACCGACTGGGACGAGATATCGATTTACAGTACTTTCGCGATAGCGATGGCCGTGAGGTTGATTTTATAATCACCGAAAATGGCCAACCTATAACCCTGATCGAATGCAAATGGGGCGATGCTCCACTAAGCAAGCACCTAGCGTATCTCAAGCATAAATTCCCAATTGCCGATGCTTGGCAATTGCATGCCACGGGAACCAAAGACTACCAAACCCCTGATAAAATTCGTGTAGCACCCGCCTTATTGTTTTTAAAAGGGCTTGTATAAAATTCTTCATATAACCTAACTAACCGTGGACCCCAGACTTCAAGGCTGTATTTTTTTTCGATAGTTACTCTAGCCGATTGCCCAAGGCGTTGACGTAAAGTCTCATCATTAAGCAATGATAATAAAGCTTCACGCCATTCATCTGCAGTGGTGGCGAGTAGCCCATTTTCGTTGTGCTTGATGATTTGTTTATTAACCCCTACAGGCGAAGCCACGCTGGGTATCCCGCAAGCCATATATTGCATGAGTTTAAGGCCACATTTACCACGCGCAAAAGCAGTATCACGCAAAGGCATAATGCCAATATCAAAGCTTGAGATTATCTCGGTCTCTTTATTTTCTTGCCACATCACCAATTCATACGGAAAGGCGAACTGCTCAGGTCTAGCTGATAATATTACTAATTTAGCAGGCGCCAATCGGCATACTTCCGTCAAAGCAGATGCGATTGTATGTAGATGTGGATAATTATAAGCAAGACCAACCCAGCCGATACGTGCCAAAGAAGCGTGTTTATAATGTTTGCGTTTTGGGTAGCGTTTTATGCTTATTGTTGTTGGAATAACGTGAACGTTTTTATTGTATTTTAGACAATGGTTGGCCAATGATTCATTGCCGACAATTACCGCTTTTGCCATGCGCAAAAGGTGTGGATATTTACGGCGGCGTCCGTTTTGTAAATAGATAGCATCATCAAGTTCAAGAACATAACTTTGGCGACTTAGATGAATCAGCCACTCAAAAACCGGCGGTATAAAGGCAAAAAACTCACGCTCAATTATTATGAGATCAGCTTGGCAAAGGTGGCGTAATTGCAATAAACGTCTAAACAAACCAACACAAAAAAAAATTAGGCGTCGCCACCAACGTGAAAAACCTTGAAATCGTTCGGCTTGAAAGTATTTATCACCCAGAGCTGGTGCAATTATAAGTCTATGATCGTGGTTATTAAAAAAGTTCTGATACTGATAAATACGATACCTTGAGCTAGGCCCTAAACGCGTTGAAACGGCGAAGTATGTAATACGCATAGGTTTTCTCAAAGCGAACCTTTTGGTCAATGGGTCACGCGCATTATAGTGTTTCAATGGCATAGAAGTCCTTCTCAAGGTAGCCTTAAATATATAGTTGAATACTTTATTGTTCTAAACACAAAGCCGATGTTAGGCTTTATATTAGAACATGTGGGTTACCTTGTAGTGGCTATCTAAGTAGTGGCTATCTAAGGTTGCTTGACCAACTTGGAGGTATTATGTCTGAACTCATTGCTAAAATCGCGGCGTACCAAGACCTTGAACAATACCGCGACCAGCACTGGGAAGGGACTTTTGAAGAATATCTACAAATAATTCGTAAAAATCCTCAGGTTACGCGTAACGCCTTTCAACGTGTGTACGATATGATTTTATCGTACGGTCGTAATGAATACGTTGATTCAAAGAAGAAAGTTGTTCATTACCCATTTTTCGATGATCTCGAAAATGATGGAGTTGATGGAGTTTATGGTCTTGATATTCCATTAATGCGTTTAGTTAACGTTTTTAAGAGCGCGGCGCTTTCATATGGCACCGAAAAACGAGTTATTTTATTACATGGTCCAGTTGGTTCTTCAAAAAGTACAATTGCCCGACGTTTAAAAAAAGGCCTTGAGCAGTACTCGCAAAGTTCTGCTGGGGCTTTATTTACCTTTGATTGGTATCTTGATGAGATACGTGAAGATGGGTCCACAAAGCGCGAGCATATGCCTTGTCCGATGAATGAAGAACCCTTGCGTTTAATTCCGCTTGAATGGCGAACCAATGCTATTACTGAACTAGATTTAGGTAATAAGGAATTTTTAGTAAACGTGCAGGGAGAGCTTTGCCCGGCTTGTCGTTATGTTTTTAGCAACTTAATGAAGCGCTATAAAGGCGATTTTTCAAAAGTAATTGAACACGTTAAAGTGCGACGCTTAATTCTTTCTGAAAAAGATCGAGTCGGTGTTGGAACTTTTCAGCCTAAAGACGAAAAGAATCAAGATTCGACCGAATTAACTGGTGATATTAACTATCGTAAAATTGCTGAATATGGTAGTGATTCAGACCCCCGAGCTTTTAATTTCGATGGCGAGTTTCATATCGCCAATCGCGGTATTATTGAGTTTATCGAAGTTCTTAAACTTGATGTTGCCTTTCTTTATGACCTTTTAGGTGCTTCACAAGAACATAAGATCAAACCCAAGAAATTTGCTCAAACTGATATTGATGAAGTGATTATTGGGCATACTAATGAGGCAGAATATAAGAAATTATTAAATAATGAGTTTATGGAAGCGTTGCGTGATCGTACAGTAAAAATCGATATTCCATATATTACTAAATTGACTGAAGAAACTAAGATTTACATGAAAGATTATTCATCTAAAAAAATAAGAGGTAAACATGTTGCTCCGCATACACTTGAGATGGCAGCAATGTGGGCAGTGGCGACGCGCTTAGAAAATCCCAAAAAGGCTAATTTAACCCTATTACAGAAATTAAAACTCTATAATGGTAAAACACTACCTGGGTATACTGAAGATTCAGTTAAAGAATTACGCAAAGAATCTGTGCGTGAAGGAATGGAGGGGATTTCTCCAAGATATATTCAAGATAAAATATCAAATGCGCTTGTCTCTGATAAAGCTGAAGGTTGTATAAATCCATTCTTGTTACTTAATGAGCTTGACGCGGGGTTGTCCTCTCATTCGCTGGTCACCCGTGAAGAGGATCGTAATCGCTACCGTGAGCTTGTCGCCATGGTCAAGCAAGAATACGAAGATGTGGTGAAAAATGAGGTGCAGCGAGCTATCTCTGCTGATGAAGAAGCTATTAGTAAACTATGTGCCAATTATATCGACAATATTAAGGCATATACTCAAAAAGAACGAGTAAAAAACAAATACACCGGGCAATTCGAAGAGCCTGATGAGCGTCTAATGCGTTCTATTGAAGAGAAAATAGACATACCTGAAAGTCGCAAAGATGATTTTCGCCGTGAAATTATGAACTACATCGGTGCATTAGCGGTTGAAGGTAAAAAGTTTGATTTTCGTACCAATGAACGTTTGCATCGTGCTTTAGAACTAAAGCTTTTTGAAGATCAGAAAGATTCGATAAAACTAACAACATTAGTTTCGAGTGTTGTTGATCGGGACACCCAAGAAAAAATAGATGTGGTTAAACAGCGCATGATTCGCAATTATGATTATTGTGAAATTTGTGCGACTGATGTGCTTAACTTTGTTGCTTCGATTTTTGCTCGTGGTGATGTCAAAGACTAGGGTGTGTTTAAAAAGCCCATCCACAATTACGGAGTAAGGTCTTTGAAGATACATCAAGATCATTCTCGCTTTAAGCAAATTGTCCGTGGTGCCATAAAGCAAAATTTGCAGAAGTATATTGCTAAAGGCGAGATGATTGGCAAACAAGGCAAAGACTATGTTTCGATTCCTGTACCACAAATAGATTTGCCGCATTTCGAGTTTGATCACCGTGATACAGGGGGGGTAGGTCAGGGTGATGGTGATGTAGGCACGGTGTTACAGCCTGGCAATGTGAAACAACCTGGCGAGGGGCATGAAGCTGGTAATGAAGGTGTAGAGCATGTTCTGGAGGTGGATGTAACTTTCACCGAATTAGCTCAGATGCTCGGTGAATCCTTAGAGTTACCAAATATTGAATCTAAAGGAAAAGAACGGCTTGTAGCACAACGTCGTCGTTATACAGGTGTGCAACGTGCTGGTCCTGAATCACTTCGTTATTTTCGTCGAACATTTAAACAGGCTCTGCGTCGGCAATTAATTGTTGGTAGTTATGACCCCAAAAATCCCGTTATTGTACCAACTCATGACGATCGTCGTTATCGTTCTTGGAAAATACATACCGAACCTCAGACTAATGCTGTGGTTATTTACATGATGGATGTTTCTGGCTCGATGGGAGATGAACAAAAAGAGATAGTGCGTATAGAGTCTT is from Deltaproteobacteria bacterium and encodes:
- a CDS encoding glycosyltransferase family 4 protein; translation: MRITYFAVSTRLGPSSRYRIYQYQNFFNNHDHRLIIAPALGDKYFQAERFQGFSRWWRRLIFFCVGLFRRLLQLRHLCQADLIIIEREFFAFIPPVFEWLIHLSRQSYVLELDDAIYLQNGRRRKYPHLLRMAKAVIVGNESLANHCLKYNKNVHVIPTTISIKRYPKRKHYKHASLARIGWVGLAYNYPHLHTIASALTEVCRLAPAKLVILSARPEQFAFPYELVMWQENKETEIISSFDIGIMPLRDTAFARGKCGLKLMQYMACGIPSVASPVGVNKQIIKHNENGLLATTADEWREALLSLLNDETLRQRLGQSARVTIEKKYSLEVWGPRLVRLYEEFYTSPFKNNKAGATRILSGVW
- a CDS encoding serine protein kinase: MSELIAKIAAYQDLEQYRDQHWEGTFEEYLQIIRKNPQVTRNAFQRVYDMILSYGRNEYVDSKKKVVHYPFFDDLENDGVDGVYGLDIPLMRLVNVFKSAALSYGTEKRVILLHGPVGSSKSTIARRLKKGLEQYSQSSAGALFTFDWYLDEIREDGSTKREHMPCPMNEEPLRLIPLEWRTNAITELDLGNKEFLVNVQGELCPACRYVFSNLMKRYKGDFSKVIEHVKVRRLILSEKDRVGVGTFQPKDEKNQDSTELTGDINYRKIAEYGSDSDPRAFNFDGEFHIANRGIIEFIEVLKLDVAFLYDLLGASQEHKIKPKKFAQTDIDEVIIGHTNEAEYKKLLNNEFMEALRDRTVKIDIPYITKLTEETKIYMKDYSSKKIRGKHVAPHTLEMAAMWAVATRLENPKKANLTLLQKLKLYNGKTLPGYTEDSVKELRKESVREGMEGISPRYIQDKISNALVSDKAEGCINPFLLLNELDAGLSSHSLVTREEDRNRYRELVAMVKQEYEDVVKNEVQRAISADEEAISKLCANYIDNIKAYTQKERVKNKYTGQFEEPDERLMRSIEEKIDIPESRKDDFRREIMNYIGALAVEGKKFDFRTNERLHRALELKLFEDQKDSIKLTTLVSSVVDRDTQEKIDVVKQRMIRNYDYCEICATDVLNFVASIFARGDVKD
- a CDS encoding DUF444 family protein, encoding MHNYGVRSLKIHQDHSRFKQIVRGAIKQNLQKYIAKGEMIGKQGKDYVSIPVPQIDLPHFEFDHRDTGGVGQGDGDVGTVLQPGNVKQPGEGHEAGNEGVEHVLEVDVTFTELAQMLGESLELPNIESKGKERLVAQRRRYTGVQRAGPESLRYFRRTFKQALRRQLIVGSYDPKNPVIVPTHDDRRYRSWKIHTEPQTNAVVIYMMDVSGSMGDEQKEIVRIESFWIDTWLHYQYKGIETRYIIHDAMAKEVDRETFFHTRESGGTMISSAYKLASEIIDNEYPVSDYNIYPFHFSDGDNWSADDTRLCMDILKDKLIPASNCFCYGQVESPYGSGQFIKDIKEVFASSTKVFTSEIKNKEAIYNSIKEFLGKGK